Below is a window of Janthinobacterium lividum DNA.
CCACCACGGTGTTGGTGCTCACCGCGAGCTGCGTGGCGAGCTGGCGGATCGACGGCAACCTGGTCCCGCCAGGCAGGACGCGTTGCGCGATCTGCTGACGCAATGCTGCCTCGATTTGCTTGAACAGGGCGATGGGTGAGGAGCGGTCAATGGCGAACATGGATGGAAGTCTAGCGTAAAAACGTCACGGCGAGGACCAGCAGGATGGCACCCATCGCCAAATTGAATATGCGCTGGTTGCGGGGCGCTTTCAGCACACTGCGGATCGAGACGCCGAACAGCGCCCACATGGCGTTGCACGGCATGCCCACCACGGTGCCGATCACGGACACAAACAGCGCGCTGGCGAGCATATTGCTCTGCGAAGGCATGAAGACCGACGCCATGGTGATTGCCTTGAGCCAGCTTTTGGGATTCAGCGCCTGAAACAGCGCCGCCTGCGCAAACGACACGGCCTTCGGTGCGCTGGTTCCCGCCACCGAGGCGCCCGCAAGCTTCCAGGCCAAAAACATCAGGTACAGCGCGCCCGCGATCCGCAGTACCTGCTGCACCATCGGGTATGCGACGAACAAGCTGCCCAGCCCCACGCACATGAGCATGGTCTGCACAAAGATGCCAACCTGGATGCCGAGGATAACCGGCAGCGCACCGCGATAGCCAAAATTGGCGCCGGTGGTGGCCAGCATGACGTTGTTCGGCCCGGGCGTGGCGGACATTACAAAACAATAGCTCATCAGGGGTAGGAGTTCGGTCATGGTATGCAGTCGCAGCGTGGAGAAGCCCCCAGTCTAAAAGCGCGGCACGGCAGGGACAAGGCACAAGGCGCTTCGTACAAGCACATGCTGTATCAGTCGAACGACTGCTACAGCGGCGATACAGGCTGCCCCGCCCGGACAGACTCCAGGGGCCGAGAGCCGATTTCGACTCGTCATTTGCTATGGTTTCATTAATTTATGTGTGGAACGTACCTGCTGGACAGTCTGCTACTGGCGTAAAGCCCAGATAAATTCAAAGGCAAAAGGGAATAATTACTCCCTGAACATCTGATCCAGCCTTGGCTGATCCCCCGCCGCCACAAAACACCCCGCCTGCCAGCGCTGCGTGCGCAAGGCCTGGACAGATTCGGGCGCGCACCACGGCGGATACACGCGCAGCGCGCGCTTGCCGCCCTGGCTGGCGCGCGACATCACGCCCCGTTCCAGCAGCACGCTGCGCGAAAAATGAAAAAGCCGTGCTGCACGCCGTCGCTGACAGCGATGATGACGATATCGACGGGGTCCGCTTCGTCCAGCGGGGCGATGTCGGCATCAGGATGGGGGCGCTTCCAGACGGTGACGAACTGGCCGGTTTTCGTCGGCGTGGTTTTCGCCACGCGCAAGACCAGGCGCTTGCCGTGCAGTTCGGCGCGGCAAGCGCCGTAGTCCGCGCTTTCCGCTTCCGGCACGGGGGCTTGCGGCAAGCCCAGGAAAGCCCAGGGACTGGCCTTCATTGGGCGCTGAACTCGGCTGCGGCCTTGGCCGCCCACAGCGCTTCGGCGTAGCTGGCGAACGGGCTGTCGTAGCCGTCGACGGTGCCATCCTCGTCGACAAAATACAGCCACCAGCCGTCTGCCTGTTCGCGGATGGCCGTGTGGCCGGGTGCGCAATGGGTCTCGACGGACTGGCCGGCGGCCAGGGTGGCGATGCGGATGCCGCGGTGAATAATATGCTCGGGTGTCATGGGAAAATACGTCATGCGAAAAAATCAATGGCCGTAGTGTAGCCTTGCCGGCGAATCCTGGCCAGTGCGCTACACTGTTCTTTCAAACGGAGGACGACATGGCATCACAGCAAGGCACGGTGGATTTTTTGCTCGACCAGATGGCGGGCGCGGGCAGCGTCAGCGCGAAAAAAATGTTTGGCGAGTATGGCCTGTATTGCGACGGCAAGATGTTCGCCATCGTCGCCGACGACCAGCTCTTCATCAAGCCGACGGACGCGGGCCGCGCCTGGATCAGCGCACAAGGCACGCTGCAGGAAGCGCCGCCCTACCCGCAAGCCAAGCCGTATTTCCTCATCGATGGCGGGCTGTGGGATGAGCGCGACTGGCTGGGCCAGCTGGCGCGGCGCACGGCGGATGCCTTGCCGCTGCCGAAACCCAAGCCGCCGCCCAAGCCTAAAAAACCGGCGTCAGCTGCTTAGTACGCTGTTTTCGCACACTTTGCCCTGCAGGAAACACGCCAGGTTGTGATACGTGATGGCGGCGATCTCGCGCAGCGCTTCGATGGTAAAGAAACCCTGGTGGCCCGTCACCAGCACGTTGGGGAACGTCATCAAACGCTGGAAGATGTCGTCATCGATGATGTCGGACGAGCGGTCCTGGAAGAACAGATTGCTTTCTTGCTCATACACGTCGATGGCAAGCGAACCCAGCTGGCGCGATTTGAGCGCCTCGATGACGGCGCCCGTGTCGATCAGGCCGCCGCGCGAGGTGTTCACCAGCATGGCGCCCTTCTTCATCAGCGGCAAGGTTGCTTCGCTGATCATGTGGCGCGTGCTGTCCATCAAGGGGCAATGCAGGGAAACGATGTCGGATTCGGCCAGCAGCTGCGGCAGCTCCACCATCGTGCCCAGCTCTGCGAACGCAGGCGCCGGATACGGGTCGTGGCCCAGCACCGTGCAGCCGAAGCCCTTGAAAATGCGCGCCGTGGCCAGGCCGATCTTGCCCGTGCCGACGATGCCCACCGTCTTGCCGTGCAAGGTGGCGCCCAGCAAGCCGTCGAGCGAGAAATTGCCTTCGCGCACGCGGGCATACGCGCGGTGCGTGTGGCGGTTCAGGGTTTGCACGAGGGCCAAAGTGTATTCGGCCACGGCTTCCGGCGAGTAGGCGGGCACGCGGGCGACGAACAGGCCCAGGCGCTTGGCCGCTTCCAGGTCGAGGTTGTTGTAGCCGGCGCAGCGCAGCAGGATGGCGCGCACGCCGTAGCCGTGCAGCGACTCCAGCACTGGCGCGTCGAGCACGTCGTTGACGAAGACGCAGACGGCCTGTGCGCCTTGCGCCAGCACCACGGTTTCCTGGCTCAGCAAGGCGCTGTGATAGACCAGTTCGATGCCGGCGGCGTCGGGCTGGGACGGCAAGGCTTCATCGAAGAAACGGCGGTCGTAGGGCTGGCTGGCAAAGAAGGCGATTTTCATGGGGGAGTCCTGGAACTTGCTGGATGGCAAAACATCATCATAGCGCAAGCGCCCTGTCCCACGCTGTACTCCTGGCACCGATAGCCTCCTATTCGGGTTCGCGCGGCAAGGTCAGCACGTGGCGCAGATAGGCCGTTTCCTCCGCGTGCTGCGCGTGATAGCGTTCGCGCGCGGCGCGCACGGCCGCGTGGTGGGCCGCGATGCCGTTTTCCGTCAACTCCACGCCGAAGTCCGCCGGCACCGGCACGGGGCCACCGAACAGGCGCGCCAAAATGAAGCGCCCCACATTGTCGCGGTAGTGCGACGCTTCCCAGTAATAGCGCATCGCGCGCGCGCCCGTCACTTGCGGAATCGCCTCGCTGGTGATGCTGTTGAAGCCGGAAAAATCATACAGGCGCACGTCGCAACCCTGGCGCCGGTAGCGCCCGGCCAGCCGCGCCAAGTCCCGCTGCCATGCTTCCATAGCGCCCCATTTGCCGCGCCAGTACAGGGCGTCGAGCGTGAGCGCGTGCGTGGGATTGATGTACAGGCGCAAGCGCGTGCCGCCCCGGCACAGTTTGCCGACACTGGCATCGAAGGCTTGCAGCGCGGGCGCCGTCGGCCCCAGGCCGTCGCCAAATTCCTGCAGGCGCGGCGTGAAGGAGCGCGCCGTGCCGGTCCAGGTACGGTTGCGGCTGGTAAGGCAGGACTCGTCGCGCTGACCGTGCAAGGCCAGGCTGGACAGGCACACGCCGTCATAGCTGCCGCTGAGGATGCGCCAGGTGTCGCGCGTCATGTCGACAGTCAGGCCGCGCTTGATATTGAGCAAGGCACGGCGCGCGAAAAACGCGGGGCCGGCGGCCGTCAGGCCCGGCTCCACGCCGGCCGAGCCCAGTTCCAGCGAGAACGAGGGGGCATCGATGCCCCACACCATGGTGTCGACATGGCTGACCCTGGCCGCGTGCTCTGCCAGGCGGATGGCCTCGCCGATCGAGGCGCCGGACACCGCGCTGTTGAACACGCTCTTGCCATCGAACAAGGCGCGCACACCCGTCGGCAAGCCCATTTCCGTGCGCGAATTGCCGATATACACGACGGCGGGCCGGTAGCGCGCCACGGCATACGTCTTGCCCCACACGCTGAGTTTTTCGGTCGTCGGCCGCAATCGCTGCAGCAGCGGGCTGTCCCACTGGTGCAGCAGATACGGGTCGACGTGGTAATTGACGGCGGAAACGAGGGCCAGCGCGGCCAGCACGCAGGCGAAGAAGATGGCGAGGTAGCGACGGGCAATGGTATCCATGGTCAGCACTGGAAGTAGAGAAATGGCGTATGCGGCGGCTTACATCATCGCCGGATCAGCGGCCCGTCCAGCACCCGCTGCGCATAGGCTGCCTCGCGCGCGTGTTCCACGCGATAGCGGTCGCGCGCGGCGCGCGTGGCGGCCTGGTGGGCGTCGATGTTGGCCTGCGCCAGCTCCACGCCGAAATCGGCCGGCGGCGGCGTGTCGCCGCCGAACAGGCGCGCCAGGATCAAACGGCCCACATTGTCCCGGTAATGCGACACTTCCCAGTAATAATGCATGTCGGGCTTGCCGCTGACGAGCGGGGTCGCTTCGGTCGTGATGCTGTTAAAACCGGAAAAATCATACAGGCGCACGTCGCAGCCGCGCTGGCGGTGGCGCTCGACGATCCGCACCAGGCCGCGCTGCCAGGCCTGCATGGCATCCCACTTGCCGCGCCAGTGCAGCGCGTACATCGTCAGCGCGTGCGTGGGGTTGATGTACAGGCGCAGACGCATGCCACCCCGGCACAGCTTGCCGATGCTGGCGTCAAGCGCTGGTGTCGAGGGCGGCGTCGGCCCCAGGCCATCGCTGAATTCCTGCAGGCGCACGGGAATGGCGTCCTTTGTTACGAGCCAGTGCCGCATGCCCTTGAGGGTGCAAGTCTCGTCGCGCTGCCCATACAAGGCCAGGTTGGAGCGGCAGACATCGCCGGCATTGCCGGTAAGGATGCGCACGCTGTCCTCCGTCATATCCAGGGTCAGGCCGCGCTTCAGGTTGACCAGGGCGCGCCGGGCGAAAAAGCCGTGCTCGGCGCCCGTCAGGCTGTCTTCCACGCGCGCCGCCCCCATGTTCAGGGAAAATGTGGGCGCGTCGATGCCCCACACCATGGTCTCGACGCGGCTGACCCTGGCCGCATGCTCGGCCAGGCGGATGGCGTCGCCGATCGAGGCGCCGGACACCGCGCTGTTGAACACGCTCTTGCCGTCGAACAGGGCGCGCACGCCCGTCGGCAAGCCCATTTCCGTGCGCGAATTGCCGATGTAGATGATGGCCGGCCGGTAGCGCGCCACGGCATAGGTCTTGGCCCAGGCGCCCAGCTTTTCATTCAGCTGGCGCGGGCGCTGCAGCAAGGGGCTGTCCCACTGGTGCAGCAGGTAGGGATCGACCTGGTAATTCATGAACGAGACGGAGCCGAGCACCAGGAAGACGCAGGCGAAGAAGCAGATGAGGTAGCGGCGGCCGGAAGTGTCCATGGTCAGAACTGGAAGTAAAGAAATTCGGTGACCCGGTTCATGCCGAAGATGCAGGCGACGAACAGCGCGGCAAAGCCCAGGCTCCAGCGGGACGTGGGGCGCCAGCTGAAGGCCCAACGCCCTGCGGGTTGAAATATTCTTTCAATGGCGGGTTCGTAGAGAAAGAATATTTCTTGCGTATTTGGCGCCTTGAAAGCCAGCAGCATCGCCGCCAACAGCGTGGGTAAGCCGGGACCGGCCAGTTCGATCCAGCGGATGCCGTCGAAGGCGGGCTGCCAGCCCCACTGCGCCAGGCTGGCCGCGTGACTTACCAGGCCGCGCGGCAAACTCACGCCGTTCGCGCCCACCAGCGCGCCCGTGATGTCCCAGGCCGTGGCCACGTCGGGCGCGCGGAAGAATATCCAGGCCAGCATGACGGCAAGAAAGGTCAGTACGCTTGGCCACCAGCGCGCCTGGATCGAGCCGAACGCGCGCTGCCACGCCTGCTGCAGCACCAGGTACATGCCGTGCAAGCCACCCCAGATGACAAAGGTCCAGCCGGCGCCATGCCACAGGCCGCCCAGCAGCATGGTCAGCAGCAGGTTGCGGTAGCGCATGGCCTCGCCACGGCGGCTGCCACCCAGGGGAATATATAAATAGTCGCGCAGGAAACGCGACAAGGTCATGTGCCAGCGGCGCCAGAAGTCGGCGATATTGGCCGCCTTGTATGGTGAATTGAAATTCAGCGGCAATTTCACGCCGAACAGGCGCGACAGGCCGATGGCCATGTCGGAATAGCCGGAAAAGTCGAAATACAGCTGGAAGGTGTAGGCCAGCACGCCGATCCAGGCCTCGATCAGCGTCGGCTCGGCGCCGGCCGCGAAGACGGGGATGGCCAGCGGCGACAGGTTGTCGGCGATCAGCACCTTTTTGCCAGGCCAATCGTAAAAATCGACAGGCCGATGGCGAAATTGGCGGCGCGCGGGTGGGCGTTGGCCGGGTCGGCGAACTGCGGCATCATGTCGCGGTGGTGCAGCACGGGGCCGGCGATCAGGTGGGGGAAATAGCTGACGAACAGCACGTAATGAATGAAACGGTATTCGCGCACCTCGCCCCGGTAGCAATCGACGAGGAAGGCGATCTGCGTAAAGGTGAAAAACGAGATGCCGATCGGCAGGATGATGTCGAGGCCGTGCCACGGCAGGCTGGCAGTATCGGCACCGGCAGCGATGGCGACGGCGTTCACGCTGTCAATGAAGAAATTCGCATATTTGTAGTAGGCGAGCAAACCCAGGTTCAGCGCCAGGGCCGCCAGCAGTGCGCGCTTGCGGGCCGCGCCCGCGCTGGCGCCGATCAGCCGCCCGGCGCCGTAATTAACGCAGATCGACGCCAGCAGCAGCGGCAGGTAACGCACGTCCCACCAGGTATAGAAAAACAGCGAGGCGCCGGCCAGCCAAGTGGCGGGCGCCAGACGGCGCCAGCTGGTAGTGGCGCCGGCGACGGAGGCCCAGCGGTCCAGCAGAAAATAGCCGGCCAGCACGATGGGCAGATAGGCAAACAGGAAGGCGAAGGAATTAAACAGCATGCTGCCTTCTGGCAGGCAAGGACTGCAGCTGGTAGTAACAATCGGCAATCTGCGCCGCCACCCGTTCCCATGTAAAGCGTTCCACCAGGGCTTGCACACGGCAGCGTTCGGGCTGCAGCGCCAGCAGTTCAAGGATGGCCTGGCGCTGCGCGGCGCCGTCGTTCCAGGCCACCTTGCGCAGCGCGAACGCGGAGTCGGGCAAGTCCAGCGCGCTTTGCGCCGTCATGACGACGGGCGTGCCGGCCGCCAGCGCTTCGAGCACGCTCAAGGGAAACACTTCGCCCTGGCTGGGCAAGGCCGCCACGGCCGCCGCATGGTAGGCGCTGGCCAGCAGCGGGTCGGCGTGGTCGAGCGCGCCCAGCCAGCTGACGTGCGGCAAGTCCAGCAATTGCTGCAGATATGCTTGCTGTTCGCGCGGCGCGGCGCCGATCAGCACCAGGGGCAAGCCGGCGCCCGCCAGCGCCTGCGCCAGTCCCAGCTGGTTTTTATACGGCGAAATGCTGCCCGTCATCAGCACGAACGGCCCGGCGATACCCGTCTCGCGAAGGAATAAATCGCCATTGGCCGTGAAGAAATGCGGGTTGATCCCATTCGGCAAGACGCGGATGGCGTCGGCCCGCATGCCGAAACCGTGCACGATGGCGTCGCGCTCAGCCTCGCCCAAGGCGATCACCACGTCGGCCAGCTGCAAGGCGCGCCGCGTTTGCGCATAGCTCGTTTGCACCATCCATTCCGTCAGGCGCCCTGCCAGGCGGTCGGCCAGCCGCGCGCGCCAGGCGCTGGCGCGGCCCCAGCCCGGCGACAGCAGCGGCGACAGCACCACGGGCACGCCTTGCTCGCTGGCCATTTCCATGATGCGGTAAGTGCCATTGCTCGCCGAAAATACATGCAGCACGTCGAAATCGGCCAGCCGCTCATGGTTGGCGTCGACCAGCTGCACTTCCAGGGCGCGCGCCGCCTGCTGGGGCAGCCGGTTCAGCGCGGCAATGGTTTCGCGCACCTGGATCTGCAAGCCGCCGTCGCGCTGGAACAGCATCGGGTAGGACAAGATACCGACACGCATGGTCATCCTTTCGTGCGTTCGCGCCGATACCAAAGGCTCAGTGCGGTGATTTGACTGCCAGCCAGCGGCCAGCCAGCTTGCGTTGCAATAACAAAAATTCGCCCGCGAGTTCATGCCTCAACAGGAACAGACCGGCCAGCCAGCACAGCAAGGTGGTCAGCGCAGTACCCGTCAGCGCCAGCAGCGCCGGCGTATCGATGGGCAGCCACAGCAGTGAAGCGACGGGCGCGACGCCACTGAAGCCGCAGAGCAGCAGACTCTTGCGCAAGGCCCGCGCCAGGATGCGCCAGTCCAGTGCGCTCAAACGGCGCAGGCTGCCGTAGTTCAGCCAGCTGCGCAGCACGCTGCTGAGCACCACGGCCCAGGCCACCGCCACCAGACCGAACGGCGCCGCAGCCAGCAGCAGCGCCACTTTCAAGCTGCCGGCCCACGCATCGAGCCGTACCTGCGCATGCAACTGGCCCGTCGCCACGAACAGGTAGCGGGCCATGCTGAACATGCTATACACGGCCGAGGACAGGCACATGATGCGGATCAAGGGCACACAGTCCAGCCATTGCGTGCCATACAACACCTTGACCAGGGGCAAAGCCATGCAGGCGAGGAAGAGAAAAAACGGCCAGGCCAGCGCCGTCATGTAGCTGATCGTGCGCAGATACACGAGCTCCGCCCCGCCCTGTCCGCCCTGGCCTCCCCCTTCCCGCGCGCGGGCCGCGAACAGGGGAAACACCACGGGCGAGATGGCGCTGGTGATGGCCTGGTTAAAAATATTCAGCACGCTTTGCGCCTTGCCGAACAGGGCCAGGCTTTCAATGCCGATCAGCTTGCCGATGATGAGGTCCGGCGCCGCCA
It encodes the following:
- a CDS encoding lipopolysaccharide biosynthesis protein, whose amino-acid sequence is MSATRHSFFFSFAEKYTVLLLGIVATMVLSRLLTPAEVGVYSLGAVLVALAQVVRDFGVGQYLIQEKQLDAVKLRAALATSLLVAWLLAGLVLLASAPLAHFYGEPRLTLVLRLLAINFLLIPFSALTLPMLRRQLRFRAIYAINAANSVVNLLVAVLLALHGYSYMSMVWAALAGSCASLLVSLLVRPGELPWLPGRRGMGAIARFGAYATGGGLVDEAGVAAPDLIIGKLIGIESLALFGKAQSVLNIFNQAITSAISPVVFPLFAARAREGGGQGGQGGAELVYLRTISYMTALAWPFFLFLACMALPLVKVLYGTQWLDCVPLIRIMCLSSAVYSMFSMARYLFVATGQLHAQVRLDAWAGSLKVALLLAAAPFGLVAVAWAVVLSSVLRSWLNYGSLRRLSALDWRILARALRKSLLLCGFSGVAPVASLLWLPIDTPALLALTGTALTTLLCWLAGLFLLRHELAGEFLLLQRKLAGRWLAVKSPH
- a CDS encoding MBOAT family O-acyltransferase; translated protein: MLFNSFAFLFAYLPIVLAGYFLLDRWASVAGATTSWRRLAPATWLAGASLFFYTWWDVRYLPLLLASICVNYGAGRLIGASAGAARKRALLAALALNLGLLAYYKYANFFIDSVNAVAIAAGADTASLPWHGLDIILPIGISFFTFTQIAFLVDCYRGEVREYRFIHYVLFVSYFPHLIAGPVLHHRDMMPQFADPANAHPRAANFAIGLSIFTIGLAKRC
- a CDS encoding LysE family translocator, with the translated sequence MTELLPLMSYCFVMSATPGPNNVMLATTGANFGYRGALPVILGIQVGIFVQTMLMCVGLGSLFVAYPMVQQVLRIAGALYLMFLAWKLAGASVAGTSAPKAVSFAQAALFQALNPKSWLKAITMASVFMPSQSNMLASALFVSVIGTVVGMPCNAMWALFGVSIRSVLKAPRNQRIFNLAMGAILLVLAVTFLR
- a CDS encoding TfoX/Sxy family protein, whose amino-acid sequence is MASQQGTVDFLLDQMAGAGSVSAKKMFGEYGLYCDGKMFAIVADDQLFIKPTDAGRAWISAQGTLQEAPPYPQAKPYFLIDGGLWDERDWLGQLARRTADALPLPKPKPPPKPKKPASAA
- a CDS encoding 2-hydroxyacid dehydrogenase is translated as MKIAFFASQPYDRRFFDEALPSQPDAAGIELVYHSALLSQETVVLAQGAQAVCVFVNDVLDAPVLESLHGYGVRAILLRCAGYNNLDLEAAKRLGLFVARVPAYSPEAVAEYTLALVQTLNRHTHRAYARVREGNFSLDGLLGATLHGKTVGIVGTGKIGLATARIFKGFGCTVLGHDPYPAPAFAELGTMVELPQLLAESDIVSLHCPLMDSTRHMISEATLPLMKKGAMLVNTSRGGLIDTGAVIEALKSRQLGSLAIDVYEQESNLFFQDRSSDIIDDDIFQRLMTFPNVLVTGHQGFFTIEALREIAAITYHNLACFLQGKVCENSVLSS
- a CDS encoding MBOAT family O-acyltransferase; the encoded protein is MLIADNLSPLAIPVFAAGAEPTLIEAWIGVLAYTFQLYFDFSGYSDMAIGLSRLFGVKLPLNFNSPYKAANIADFWRRWHMTLSRFLRDYLYIPLGGSRRGEAMRYRNLLLTMLLGGLWHGAGWTFVIWGGLHGMYLVLQQAWQRAFGSIQARWWPSVLTFLAVMLAWIFFRAPDVATAWDITGALVGANGVSLPRGLVSHAASLAQWGWQPAFDGIRWIELAGPGLPTLLAAMLLAFKAPNTQEIFFLYEPAIERIFQPAGRWAFSWRPTSRWSLGFAALFVACIFGMNRVTEFLYFQF
- a CDS encoding glycosyltransferase family 4 protein, with product MRVGILSYPMLFQRDGGLQIQVRETIAALNRLPQQAARALEVQLVDANHERLADFDVLHVFSASNGTYRIMEMASEQGVPVVLSPLLSPGWGRASAWRARLADRLAGRLTEWMVQTSYAQTRRALQLADVVIALGEAERDAIVHGFGMRADAIRVLPNGINPHFFTANGDLFLRETGIAGPFVLMTGSISPYKNQLGLAQALAGAGLPLVLIGAAPREQQAYLQQLLDLPHVSWLGALDHADPLLASAYHAAAVAALPSQGEVFPLSVLEALAAGTPVVMTAQSALDLPDSAFALRKVAWNDGAAQRQAILELLALQPERCRVQALVERFTWERVAAQIADCYYQLQSLPARRQHAV